TCCCTCTTGACCTGCACGGCGACCCCTTTCGAGTGGTTCCCGATCTTCTGCGGCCGAGACCCCCGACCCGATTGCTAGCCTGATCCTGACCGAGATGATTTTGCAACTGCTAGCGAGCAATTGACCCGATCGGATGATGACCATGCCGTTGACGCCCACGGTCCGGCTCAAGTTCCTCTCGATCTGCATGCGGGAAGCCCGCGCACGCGCCGGTGTGGAGCCGAAGGAGGTCGCCAAGCTCCTCGGCCGCGACACCACCCGGGTCACCAAGATGGAGAAGGGCCGGGAGGGCCTGACCCCGGGCGACGCCAAGATGCTGCTCGACCACTACGACGTCCACACCGAGGAGGAGAAGGCCGAGATCGTCGAGTTGGCGCGGACCAGGAGTCAGCGCGGTCGGTGGGCCGGGCACCGGGCAGCGGTGCCGATGGAGCTGCGGCCCTACTACGACTTCGAGCTGGATTCCAGCGAGTTGCGCTTGTACGGCACGGAACTGGTGCCCGGTGTGCTGCAGACGATGTCCTACATGCGAGCCCTGCTGGTCGCTCGGAACCGGGTCGATCGGGACAAGATCGATGATGTGATCACCATGCGCCTGGAGCGGCAGCAGATCCTGTTCCGCGACCAACCGACCGATGCGGCTTTCGTGCTGAGCGAGAGCTGCCTGCGGCGGGTCTTCGGCGGGAACGCGGTGATGCACGAGCAACTGCTGCACCTGGCGAACATCGCCCGGCGGCCCAACGTCCGGATCCAGGTGCTGCCGTTCGACGCGCCGGGTGGGGCGAGCACCTTCGGCTTCACCATGCTGCGGATCCCCGCTCCCACCTCCGCGCCGCCGCTGGAGATGGTCTACGTCGAGAACCTGCACGATGCCGACTACCTCGATGGCGACAAGGAGGTCGCCGACTACTCCAAGCTGTGGGCCAACCTCACCGCCAACGCGCTCGGGGTGGAAGAATCGAGGAGGTTCGTCCTGGGTGTCGCCCAGAGCTACGCCTGACTGCGAGAGGTGGTCCCCGCCATGACTCCGGACTTCTCGGTTGCCGCGTTCAAGACGTCGAGCCACACCGAGGACAACGGCACCTGCGTCGAGGTGGCGGTGGTGCCGGGGTTCGCCGCGATCCGGGACACGAAGTCCCGCGCGGGTGGGCACGTGGCCGTTCCCGCGCGGGCCTTCGAGGCGTTCCTGCGCTCGGTCCGCTAGCGCAGCGGGAAGGCGACGTCGCACACGCCGTCGTCCGGACCGGCGGCGGCCCAGTCGGCGAAGTAGACCTCGCGCGGCGCGTCGTGGATCGAGTGGCCGTTCTCCTTGATCCATGCGGCGACGGCGTCATAGGCGGACAGGATCTGCGGGAACACCACCTGCGCCTTCGTCAGCCGCGCGTAAGCCTCCCGGTGCGCCGGCTCGACCCGGGCCGCCACCCCGCTCGGCGGCGCGTCCGCGCGCACCGGCACGCACGCCTCCACCGGTCCGTCGCTGTCCTCGTTCACCTCACCGTGGTAGACGACGAACATCGGTCCGGCCACCCCGCCGTGCGCCTCCGCCGCCTTCGCCAGCCGGTCCGCCGCCGCGCCGATCCACCCGTCCAGCTCGGGCTGCAGCAGGTGCCGCTGCTCGGTCAGGACCACCTGTTCGGGTACTTCCCGCTGCTTGACCTCGTACATCTCCGCCAACCCCTTCCCTCCGGACAACACGACGCGGAGGTGGGCGGCCAGGCCGCGCCGCACGGCCACCCGGTGCTCGACGTCGGCCCAGTAGTCGGCGACCAGGTCGGCCCGGTCCGCCTCGGGCGCGGCCACGATCCGGGCCACGTCGACCAGCGGCATGTCCAGCCTGCGCAGCAGCGCCACCAGGCGGGCGCCGACCAGCTGGTCCTCGCGGTACCGCCGGTAGCCGTTGCCCGCGTCGACCTCGGCCGGGCACAGCAGCCCCTGCCGCTCGTACAGCCGCAGCGCCTTCACCGACAGCCGCGACCGGCGGGCGAACTCGCCGATCCCCAGTAGCCGTGCCACCGCCACATCCTCCACGGCGACGACCCTGCGGCCTGCCCCAGGGGACGGGTCAACCCCCGGCTCCCGACCGCCGCGGCGCCCGATCCCGGCCGGCGGTCCGCTACTGCCGGTAGCCCTCCACGGTGCCGGGGTCGCGCGGCTCCGCGCCGTCGGGGTCCATGCCGGCGGCCCGCCGCGCCCGGCGCTGGCGCAGCAGGTCCCACGTCTGGTCCAGGGCCACTTCGAGGTCCCGCAGCCGCCGCACGTCACCCTCGCCCAGGCCCTCGCCGATGCGCGAGCCCTCCAGCCGGTGCTCTTCCTCCACCAGTTGGGTGATTCGGGCGACCAGTTCTTCGTCCGTCACGATTCCTCCTCCATCCGGACCAAGAGCCGGGGTACCTCGACGCCATCTGTCAAAACCCCGTCCGCCGACGGCCAGGAACGGCCGGTCGGCGGGTGTGCAAGGTGGCCCCCGGTGCCCCATCCTCCTGCTCGAACCCTGCCTGTAGGAGGAACGACCGTGAAGTCGACCAGACGTTCACTGCTCACGCTGGCCATAGCCGGCGTCGCGGCGGCCGCGGTGGTCACCGGGGGCGTCCCCGGCACCGCCGGCCCCGCCCCCGAGGTCACCGCCGCACCCGCCGGACCGACCTACGTCTACAAGGTCCACGCGCCGCTCGGCGCCGCCGCCCAAACCCTGCTCGGGCGCGGCTTCGACGTGCTGGAGGACCGGGACGGCGACTACC
This genomic window from Saccharothrix sp. HUAS TT1 contains:
- a CDS encoding helix-turn-helix domain-containing protein, which translates into the protein MPLTPTVRLKFLSICMREARARAGVEPKEVAKLLGRDTTRVTKMEKGREGLTPGDAKMLLDHYDVHTEEEKAEIVELARTRSQRGRWAGHRAAVPMELRPYYDFELDSSELRLYGTELVPGVLQTMSYMRALLVARNRVDRDKIDDVITMRLERQQILFRDQPTDAAFVLSESCLRRVFGGNAVMHEQLLHLANIARRPNVRIQVLPFDAPGGASTFGFTMLRIPAPTSAPPLEMVYVENLHDADYLDGDKEVADYSKLWANLTANALGVEESRRFVLGVAQSYA
- a CDS encoding DUF397 domain-containing protein, coding for MTPDFSVAAFKTSSHTEDNGTCVEVAVVPGFAAIRDTKSRAGGHVAVPARAFEAFLRSVR
- a CDS encoding MerR family transcriptional regulator, producing the protein MARLLGIGEFARRSRLSVKALRLYERQGLLCPAEVDAGNGYRRYREDQLVGARLVALLRRLDMPLVDVARIVAAPEADRADLVADYWADVEHRVAVRRGLAAHLRVVLSGGKGLAEMYEVKQREVPEQVVLTEQRHLLQPELDGWIGAAADRLAKAAEAHGGVAGPMFVVYHGEVNEDSDGPVEACVPVRADAPPSGVAARVEPAHREAYARLTKAQVVFPQILSAYDAVAAWIKENGHSIHDAPREVYFADWAAAGPDDGVCDVAFPLR
- a CDS encoding DUF2630 family protein, whose translation is MTDEELVARITQLVEEEHRLEGSRIGEGLGEGDVRRLRDLEVALDQTWDLLRQRRARRAAGMDPDGAEPRDPGTVEGYRQ